The following are encoded together in the Montipora capricornis isolate CH-2021 chromosome 5, ASM3666992v2, whole genome shotgun sequence genome:
- the LOC138049815 gene encoding serine-enriched protein-like: MEAFEGEDKTCLNVEGLLSDLQNLIDDRETADVVFLIGRDEVSMYAHRLILVARCKHFRNRQRELWSSKSLNTQLTVRKPDRRPDVFREVLTFIYTGKVQLQSRTAFEMLRIAEDLEITDLQHACEQFFMDNLSVNNASEFLMDATSVSKGVGTGGVSSLIDRCVAFMEENAEEIVKTEGFLLLSKPAMIRLVSSNQFAVSEEDLWRAVLLWGKRKSGVNKPTNQWSEEDKANIREALSGVIEYIKLLLIDSTVYAEEVEPTGVVPMEVSLERYRFAAVPTHFRKTEDPRLQPRASQKLFHNTILLSKDCLRFQHTLNAWFGNEQQEWQLLYRASKDGFSAAAFHEKCDGHSPTLTVVLSSNGSLCGGFSDQPWQSDIPRGKYIPSDRAFLFTLINPESVPPSKFDVTHPKYATLHHPRYGPMFGAGADLCISDECNERPDSYSNLPHSYDGPQASSSLLMGDYNFTVKDYEVFGLKNEHLYERV; this comes from the exons ATGGAGGCGTTTGAAGGTGAAGATAAAACTTGCCTCAATGTTGAAGGGCTTTTGAGCGATTTGCAAAACTTAATCGACGATCGTGAAACTGCAGATGTCGTATTCCTTATTGGGAGAGACGAAGTTTCGATGTACGCGCACAGATTGATTTTGGTGGCGCGCTGCAAACACTTCCGAAATCGTCAAAGGGAATTGTGGTCTTCCAAATCACTTAACACTCAGTTGACAGTAAGAAAGCCTGATCGTCGTCCGGATGTTTTCCGCGAAGTACTCACATTTATCTACACTGGAAAG GTTCAGCTGCAAAGTCGCACGGCCTTTGAAATGTTGAGAATCGCTGAAGACCTAGAAATCACAGATTTACAGCATGCTTGTGAGCAGTTTTTCATGGACAATCTTAGCGTGAACAATGCATCTGAGTTTCTTATGGATGCCACGTCTGTTTCAAAAGGAGTGGGTACTGGGGGTGTGTCATCCTTAATAGACAGGTGTGTTGCATTCATGGAAGAAAATGCTGAGGAAATTGTGAAAACTGAAGGATTCCTTCTCCTTTCTAAACCAGCAATGATCAGGCTTGTGTCCAGTAATCAG TTTGCGGTGTCAGAGGAGGACCTTTGGCGAGCAGTTCTCCTGTGGGGAAAAAGGAAATCTGGCGTGAACAAACCAACTAATCAATGGTCTGAAGAGGACAAAGCCAATATAAGAGAG GCTCTGTCAGGAGTTATAGAGTACATCAAGTTACTACTCATTGATAGCACTGTGTATGCAGAGGAAGTGGAGCCCACTGGAGTAGTACCTATGGAGGTATCATTAGAGAG gtaTCGCTTTGCAGCAGTTCCCACCCATTTTAGAAAAACGGAAGACCCACGATTACAGCCAAGAGCATCTCAAAAGTTGTTCCATAACACAATCCTCTTGTCCAAGGATTGTCTTAGGTTTCAACATACACTGAATGCTTGGTTTGGCAATGAACAACAGGAGTGGCAACTGCTGTATAGAGCATCCAAAGATGGATTCTCTGCTGCTGCATTTCATGAGAAATGTGATGGTCATTCACCAACTCTTACTGTTGTTCTT TCTTCAAATGGGAGTTTGTGTGGAGGCTTTAGTGATCAACCTTGGCAAAGTGATATTCCACGTGGGAAGTACATCCCTTCTGACAG GGCTTTCTTGTTCACGCTGATCAATCCTGAAAGTGTTCCTCCAAGCAAGTTTGATGTAACACATCCCAAGTATGCTACTCTTCATCACCCAAG GTATGGCCCCATGTTTGGTGCTGGTGCTGACCTTTGCATTTCTGATGAGTGTAACGAGAGGCCTGATTCGTACTCTAACTTGCCTCACTCCTATGATGGTCCTCAGGCCTCTAGCAGCCTGCTAATGGGAGACTACAATTTTACAGTGAAGGATTATGAAGTGTTTGGTTTAAAGAATGAACATTTGTATGagaga